Genomic window (Pseudomonas xantholysinigenes):
CGAAGTCGGCCGAATCCCGTGCGAACGGCACCGGCGCGCCATTGCCAGGGTCGCGTGGCACCGAGGCCCAGCACATGTGCAACCAGTCGTGCAGATTCATCTCCAGTTCCGAGCCGAAGGCCCCGAGGGACAGCTTCGACAGGTACAACGGATCCTGGTATTGCGACTCCCAGACCTGGAAGTTGCTGCAGTAGGTTTCGCCGGCCTTGATCGCCCCGACCCACTGCCCATAGGCCTCGTCACCCGGCGCCTGCCAGCCGGGCGGTACCCGGTAGCCGTCGTGGTTGTCGTAGTAACGGGCAAACCCCGGGCGATCGAGTTCCACGCTCGGTTGTGGCAACGGGAAACGCGACCAGGAAGGCAAATCCTGCAAGGTGCGCGCATACATCAACATGTGCCGATGCATGAACAGAAAGTCGATGCCCGAACCGTTACGGTGCTTGCGTGGCCCCCGGGCATCGCGCTCGCGGTCTCGTGGCCCAGGCTGCCAGCCCAGGCCACGCAGGGCGTTCTGCTTCACTTCCGGCAATTTGTGCCATTGGTCGCGGGTGGCATGCCAAAGCTGGTGGAACAAGCGGTGCTCGGCACCGATCACCCAGTCCTGCATCTGCGGGGTATAGGGGATCCGTTCACGCGCTTCGGGGAACAGGCGCTTGACCGCGACGAAGCGGCTGTCCTGCAACGGCAGGGTCAAGGGCCGGTCCAGGCGCTGCAGGCGCCCGCTCAAGGTACCGCTGCCGGCGTTGGCGAACTCGCCCCAGACCTCATCTAGGCTGGCCACGCACTCATAGCCTGGCCCACCCTGCGTGCTCATCAGCCGCCAACGCACCGCGCCCGTGCTGGCACCCACCAGATCGCCGAGCACGCGATAGGCGGGCTCCGTCTCGCCACGCAGGCGTTCACCGGTATCGACGAAGCCGCGCAGGCCGCGCCCCTTGGTGGCGATATCGAGGAATAGCTCGACGCCCTCGCCCGGCACACCCTCAAGGCCCGCGTCAGCGCCTTCGAAACGAATGTCCCAGACACCGCGCAGCAGGTCCGCGAGCACCTGGCCGCTGTAGTCGGCCAGCTCCACGCTGGCCTCGCCCGGGGTGACGATATCGTCCTCAGGGTCATGAGTCAGTTGCTTGTGCGCGTAATAAGCCGCCGTACCCGTGGCACCCGCCACGGCCAGCCCGGCGATGAATCCTCGTCGAGAAATTGTCATTGCGCCTCAATCCGTCTCCGCGTGACGCGGCTTCTACCCAAGCTAGGACGTACCAGGCAGGGGGAAATTTACCTGCGTCCGAGCCCGGAAACACGGGGCCTGGCGGCCCCGGATCGCTCAGCCCGCCACGGCGGCGCGTACTGCCTCGGCGAAGCGCGCGGCGACTTCGTCGATCTGTTCGGCGCTGATGATCAATGGCGGCAGGAAGCGCACCACTGCGCCATGCCGACCACCCAGCTCGAGGATAAGGCCGCGACGCAGGCATTCGCGCTGCACCTTCGGCGCCAGGGTGCGGCAGGCCGGCGGATGGCCCTGGGCGTCGCGGGTGCCCGCCGGGTCCACCAGTTCGACCCCCAGCATCAGGCCACGGCCTCGAATGTCGCCCAGTTGCGGGCAGTCCTGCTGCAGCCGCAGCAGATGGCCGCGCAGCCGTTGGCCCATGGCCTCGGCGTGCTCGCACAGGCGATGCTCGACCAGGTAGCGCATCACCGCCGAACCCGTGGCCATGGCCATCTGGTTGCCGCGGAAAGTGCCGGCGTGGGCGCCTGGCGACCAGGTATCCAGCCAGTCGCGATAGACCGTGACCGCCATCGGCAGGCTGCCGCCAATGGCCTTGGACAGGGTGACCACGTCGGGCACGATGCCGGCGTGCTCGAAGGCGAACATCTTGCCAGTGCGGGCGAAGCCACTCTGGATCTCATCGACGATCAACGCTACGCCGGCCTGCTCGGTGATCCGCCGCAGACCTCGCAGCCATTCGACGTCCGCCGGGATCACCCCGCCCTCGCCCTGCACCACCTCGACGATCACCGCGGCAGGCAGGGCCACGCCCGCCTCCGGATCGTTCAACAGGTTCTCCAGGTAATGCAGGTTGGCACGCACGCCCGCCTCACCGCCCAGGCCGAACGGGCAACGGTAGTCGTAGGGGTAAGGCAGGAACTGTACCCCGCTGGCGAGCAGCGCGCCCAACGGCTTTTTCGGCCCCAGGCTGCCCATCAGGCTCAGCGCCCCCTGGGTCATGCCGTGGTAGCCGCCCTGGAACGCCAGCACCGTGCTCCGCCCGGTGGCGGTGCGCACCAGTTTGAGCGCCGCTTCCACCGCATCGGTGCCGGTGGGGCCGCAGAACTGGATCTTCGCCTCACGGCGCAATGCCTCGGGCAGCAGGCCGAACAGGTCCTGGACGAACTGATCCTTGACCGGCGTGGTCAGGTCCAGGGTATGCAGCGGCAGTTCGTCGGCGATCACCTGCTGGATCGCATCGATCACCACCGGGTGGTTATGCCCCAGGGCCAAGGTACCGGCGCCGGCCAGGCAATCGATGAACTGGCGGCCTTCGACATCCTCGACATAAATGCCCCGGGCACGCTTGAGTGCCAGCGGGATACGCCGCGGATAGCTGCGGGCATTGGACTCCTGCTGTTGCTGGCGCAGCAGCAGTGGTGATTGCTCGAACTCATACAGCGCGCGCGGCGTGGTGGCCGGCAGCGCCTGGGCCAGGCTGGAAGCGGTCGACATCGGGAAAACCCTCGCAAGCAAGCGAATGTGCCCGCCACGCTTCCTGTCAGCGGAGGTGTGTCGGGGCGTTATCGCTTGGAAAACGCTTTGGCGAGGGATGGATTTAGCGCTTGGCGCTGTATTTGTTGTGGCGCTGACAAGCGTGCCCGATCACCGGACCTGCCATTCACGCAGCCGGGCGTGCTGGCACCTGCAACCACACCCGCAAGCCATCGGCCTGGCTGTCGAAGCGCAAGGTGCCGGCACAACGCTGGACGATAGCCTGGACAATCGCCAGCCCCAGGCCGCAGCCGCCGCTGTGGCCATGGCGCCAGAAGCGCTCGGTCAGGTGGGCCAGGTCTTGCTCGGCGATGCCAGGGCCATGGTCGCGCACCATGAAGCCAACCTGGCCGTCGCGCGCCTGCACCGCCAGTTCCACCTCGGCATCGCCGCCATGGCGCAAGGCGTTGTCCAGCAGGTTGCGCAGGGCCGCCACCGCCAGCGGCGCCGGCATGCCCAGGTAGAGCTGGGCAGCCTCCTCGGACAGCTGCAGGCGGATGCGTCGATTGTCGCCGCCACCGGCATCCTGCATGGCTTGCAAGGCCACTTGCTCGGCGCTGCATTGCACACCGTCGTCGAACGACAGGCTGCCCTCGACACGCGCCAGCATCAGCAATTGCTCGAGGGTGCGGTGCATGCGGTCGGTGCCCTGCTCGGCATGCGCCAACGCCTGCTCGCGCACGGCGCCGTCGGTCATGCGCGCCACCTGCAGGTGGGTCTTGATCGCGGTCAGCGGGCTGCGCAGTTCGTGAGCCGCGTCGTCGGTCAGGCGCCGCTCGCGCTCGATGGTCTGGGCGATGCGCAGGAACAGCTGGTTCTGTGTGGCGAGCAGCGGTTGCAGCTCGCTGGGCAGGCCCGCCACCTCCAAGGGCTCGACGCTGTCGGCGCGGCGACGGCGCAAGGCATCGCGCATGCGATTGAGCGGTTCCAGGCCCTTGCCCAGGCCGATCCACAGCAGCCCCAGGCTGCCCAGCAAAGCCATCAGCACCGGCGCCGAGGCGGCCAGCAGGATCGACTGGTTGAGCGCCTCGCGCTCCTGGTGACGGTCGGCGGTGGTGATGCGCACATCGCCGTGGTTGTAGGTGAAGGTGCGCCAAGACGCGCCGTCGATGGTCTGGTCGCGAAAGCCACTGCGCCCGTCATCGATGCTGCCGTCATGCTTGTGATTGCTGGCGAGGATTTCCCCGCGCAGGGAACTGACCTGGCACGCCATGCCATCTGGCACGCTGAACTGGTCGGCGGAAAAATGCGCGTCCTGGCCCTTGGCGGCCAAGGGCTGCGGCAACTGGTCGATCAGGCCGGCGACCATGCGCGCCGAGGCGACCAGGCGCTGGTCGAGGGAGAACATCATCTGCTGGCGCAGGTCGCGCAGCATCCACGCGGCAGCCAGCGCCCAGATGACGATGAAAACGCTGCCGAGGATCAGCGACAGGCGCACCCGCAGGCTCATGGTGCCTCCTCTCCCGGCGCCTGGGCCGGGCCCAGCCGGTAGCCAAGGCCGCGCACGGTCTCGACGATGCCGCCGCCGAGCTTGCGCCGCAGGTGATGGATATGCACGTTCAACGCGTTGCTCTCGACCTCGTCGCTGAAGCCGTAGACGCAATCCTTGAGCTGTTCGCTGGAGAGCACCCGCCCACGGTTCTGCAACAGCGCCTGCAACAGCGCCTGCTCGCGGCGCGACAGATCGACTGGCTGACCGGCCAGGGTGGCCAGGCAGCTGCTCGGGTCGTAGCTCAGCGGGCCGTGCTCGATGATATTCACCGCCCGCCCGGCAGCCCGGCGCAACAGGGTATGCAAGCGCGCGGCCAGCTCGCGCAAGTCGAAAGGCTTGAGCAGGTAGTCGTCGGCGCCGGCCTGCAGGCCATCGACGCGATCGGTGACCGCATCGCGGGCGGTGAGCACCAGCACCGGCAGCGTTTCGCCCTGCTGGCGCAGGCGGCGCAGCAGCTTCAGGCCATCTTCGTCGGGCAGGCCGAGGTCGAGGATCATCACATCGAACTGCGCGGTCTGCAGCAGTTGCCGGGCCTGCGAGGCGCTGGCCACCCGGTCCACGGTCAGGCCCTGGGCCGAAAGACCGGCGCAGATACCGCTGGCGATCAGGTCGTCGTCCTCGCAGAGCAGAACGTGCATGGGGGCTCTCCTGGGTGGGGTGACGGGCATTGCATAGCATGCTGATTAAGGGGGGATTATGAACCGTCTTGGCGTTGCCGGTGAGGTTCCGCTAACAACCGTTCCCATCCGGTTTAACCTTCAGTTAATAAGCCATGCCCAGCATGGCCTCAACTCAAGTTCCAGCAAGGCGTCGACATGCGTGTTCTCCTGCTTTTCCTGACATTCCTGCTCGCCGGCCCGCTACAGGCCAACCCTTTTGCCGTCAAGCCGGACTTCCTGCCGGTCAACGACGCCTTCGTCCTGACCCACGAACGCCTGGAAAACGGCCAGACTCGCCTGTACTTCCAGATCAAGGACGGCTACTACCTCTACCAGAAACGCCTGAAATTCGACGGCCTGCTCCCCACGCAGCACCCCGCCCTGCCCGAGGCCGAAAACCACCACGACGAGTTCTTCGGCGACAGCCCGGTCTATCGCCAACAGCTGGAGCTGCTGATACCAGCCGACGCCAGCGGTGAGCTGCGCCTGGGTTGGCAGGGCTGCGCCGATGCCGGCCTGTGCTACCCGCCACAAACCACGGCCATTGCCCTCGGCGGCACCGCGCCTGCCATGCCAGCAAGCGACCAGGCCAGCGACCAGGCCCTGGCCAGCAACCTGCAACAGGGCAGCCTGGCCTGGAGCCTGCTGGCCTTCTTCGGCCTGGGCCTGCTGTTGGCGTTCACCCCCTGCTCGCTGCCGATGCTGCCCATCCTCGCTGGACTGGTCCTGGGTAATGGCGCCAGCGCCCGCCGCGGCTGGCTACTGGCCGGTGTCTACGTGCTGAGCATGGCGCTGGTCTATGCCGGGCTGGGCGTGATCGCCGCGCTGCTCGGCGCCAGCCTGCAGGCCTGGCTGCAACAGCCCTGGTTGCTGGGCAGCCTGGCCGGTCTGTTCGTACTCCTCGCCCTGCCGATGTTCGGCGCCTTCGAACTGCAACTGCCCAGCGCCCTGCGCGACCGCCTCGACCGCGCCGGCCAGGGCACTCGCGGTGGCAACCTGTATGGCGCGGCGCTGCTCGGCGCCTTGTCAGGCCTGCTGCTCGGCCCGTGCATGACCGCCCCCCTGGCTGGCGCCCTGTTGTACATCGCCCAGAGCGGCGACGTGCTGCAAGGCGCGCTGGTGCTGTTCACCCTGGGCCTGGGCATGGGCGTGCCACTGCTGTTGCTGGTCACCCTGGGCAACCGCTACCTGCCGCGCCCAGGTGCCTGGATGAACCTGGTGAAAGGCCTGTTCGGCTTCGTGTTCCTGGCCATGGCCCTGTACACCGTGCGCGCCATGCTGCCAGACGCCCTGGTACTGGCGCTGGCCGGTGGCTGGCTGATCGCCCTGGGTTGGGCCGCCTGGCCAGCGCTGCGGCGCCTGCCTGCCTTGCGGGCGATACCGCTGCTCGGCGCGCTGTGGGGCGGCTTGCTGCTGGTAGGTGCCGCGGCCGGTGGCAACGACCTGTGGCAGCCGCTGCAACCCTTCGCCGGCCAGCGCGGCGGCAACACCCAGGCCAGCGCCCACGATGCCTTCGTCACCGTCAACAACCCGAGCGACCTGCAGCGCGAACTCGATAGCGCCAAGGCCAATGGCCAGTGGGTGCTGGTGGACTATTACGCCGACTGGTGCGTGTCCTGCAAGGTCATGGAAAAACAGGTGTTCGCCCGCGCCGATGTGCAGGCGAGCCTGGCCGGCGTGCACCTGTTGCGGCTGGACGTCACCGCCGACTCGCCGGCCAGCCGCGAATTGCTCCAGCGCTACCAGGTGCCCGGCCCGCCCAGCCTGATCTGGATCGGCCCGGAAGGCGATGAACGCCGCGCTCGGCGTATCACCGGCGAGGTCGATGCCGGCGGCTTCCTGCAACACTGGGCACAGACCAGGAGCCAAGGCTGATGCTGACCGTCACCCTCGGGCCGCTGACCATGGCCCTGAACCACTTGCTGCTGCTCGCGGCCCTGGGCATCGCCAGCCTGGTCGGCTGGCGCGTGGCCCGGCGTGGTGGCGAAAACCCCGAGTCGGCGCTGTTCAACCTGTTCCTGCTGGGGCTGCTGTGCGCCCGCCTGGGCTTCGTGCTGGCCTACTGGCCGATGTACCGTGACGACCCGCTGCAGATCATTGACATTCGCGATGGCGGCTTCCTGCTCTGGGGCGGGCTGCTGGGCGTGGTCCTCGGCACGCTCTGGCAAGGCTGGCGTCGTCCCGGCCTGCGTCGGCCATTGGGCTGGGCACTGTTCAGCGGCGCGTTGTTCTGGATCCTCGCCAGCCTGGGCAGCCACCTCTACAGCAAAGGCACCGAACTGCCGCAGATGAGCCTGCGCGACAGCCGAGGCCAGGCCGTGGCCCTGCACGACTACCGGGGCAAGCCGCTGGTGATCAATATCTGGGCCACCTGGTGCCCGCCGTGCCGTCGGGAAATGCCCGTGCTGCAACAGGCCGAGGACGACTATCCCCACGTGACCTTCCTGTTCGTCAACCAGGGCGAAACCCCGGAAAACGTCAGCACGTTCATGGCCACCACCGGCCTGAGCCTGTCCCACGTCCTGTTCGACGGCACTGGCGAGCTGGCCCGCAAGGTCGGCTCCATGGCCCTGCCCACCACCCTGTTCTACAACGCCGATGGGCGGCTGGTCGGCAGCCACCTGGGCGAGCTGTCGCGGGCCAGCCTGCGCCATGCCCTCGAACCCTTCGAACGCGCCGACGCGCCCGCCCCACAAGGAAACTGACATGCGATTGAATGCACTGCTGCCCCTGACCCTCGCCCTCCTCGCCAGCCCGGCCCTCCAGGCCGAGCAACTACCCAAGGCGATCCAGCAACTGCAGGCCAAGGGCGCCGTGATCAAAGGCAGCTTCGATGCCCCCGATGGCCTGCGCGGCTATGCCGCCGAGTACCACAACAACGGCATCGCCCTGTACCTCACGCCCGACGGCAAGCACGTGCTGGTGGGCAGCCTGTTCGACGAGCAAGGCAAGGACCTGAGCGCCGCGCCCCTGGAAAAACTGGTGTACGCACCAATGAGCAAGGCCGTGTGGGCGAAGATGGAAAACACTGCCTGGATCGCCGACGGCAAAGCCGACGCGCCGCGCGTCGTCTACCTGTTCAGCGACCCCAACTGCCCCTACTGCAACATGTTCTGGCAGCAGGCACGGCCCTGGGTCGAGTCGGGCAAGGTGCAACTGCGCCATATCATGGTGGGTATCATCCGCGAGGACAGCCCGGGCAAGTCCGCCGCGCTGCTCGCCGCCAAGGACCCGGCCCAGGCGCTGCAAGCGCATGAGAAAGCCGGCAAGGCCAGCACCCTCAAGGCGCTGGACAAGGTGCCTGACGCGGTGCAGAAGAAACTCGAGGCGAACATGGCGCTGATGGAAGAACTGGGGTTGGCGGCGACACCGGCGATCTTCTACCTGGATGAACAAGGGCAGTTGCAGAGCCAGCAAGGGGCGCCGCGACCGGAGATGCTGGGCAAGATACTCGGCAAGCGTTGAGGTCAAAACGCTGAGGGATGTCCAATCAGCAAAGCCCTTGAAGCTGGAAGGAGCGCCATGAACCCTTCCAGCCCTTCAGACCCATCACACCGACCTGCATTTTTGCCCTGCCCGCCCCCGAGGACACTAGCAAGGCACACCTGCAAGACCGGTCATTCGACAAACTCAAAGCTTTCCTCTGCCAGGCCGTGATCCTTCCTGTACTGTTCATCCCAGTCAAAGTAGCCGTCCGGTTCTTCAGCGCTGACGCCTCTCTGCCAGTATTGCTCTCCATGCGCCAACTCCATGGCCCAGTGATATTCCAACTCATGGGCACGTACAACCGCGGCCATATAGCCACCCAGCGCATTGTTCACCAACGCCGAAGAGAACAGCAGCGACTCCGCTTCCGACTCTGACTTTCCGGCATAGTGGACCAAAATAGCTTTTATAACTTCCAGCCAAGTATGGAAGTTGAAGACCAGGCGCTCACCCGGCTGTTCTTCATTGATCAATACAATATGATCAGCCACATTGCTCTTATTCATCACAAGTGCCAACCCTTCTCACTCACACACGCTAAATAGATATCAACCATCCCTACAGCGTTAGAGATCGCAGCCTGCCATCGTCTATACATCGGTGTTGATGACAGCGTCTGCGGTCTCGTCGTAAGCAGCCCGCAGATGCGTGGTGCTGATGACAAAATCCAGATTTCCGGGGCAAGCCTGATCATGGAAGAGCCTCTAGAGATCATGGACAAGGAGATACGGTCGCCACCAGGCTAGAGCAGTCCTTGTCGCTTCAAATCGTGCCGCGCGGCAAGCCACATCCTCGTTTACCGCCCCGGCCTGGTCGGCTATTTAACCGAACCTTGAAATCATCGATCACCGTACACGCGAATGACCTGCCGGGTTGCTACATCCAGTTCCACATGCAGCCCTCCCACCTCGGCAGCTGTCGCCGTCATCCAGTTCTGTGCCGTGACCTCTTCGGCAAAAAAGCTGATGGTGTAGTAGCGCACCCCATCGCGCTCATGCACGACATCCTCGAAGCTGAGGTTGAAGTTCTCCATGTCATATTGGCCCGAGGTGACGAAATCGCTACTGCCAACCGCCTCGATCGCCTTGCACAGGAACGGGGTATATTTTTTGTCGAGTCTGACCAGGCTTGCCATTGCATTCTCCGCCTCAGAGAGGCACCGCATCGCCAGGTCCACTGACCTGGCCAAAGATCTTCAGGAAGCTGCCACTGGGCGTGCCCAGGTAGTTGGTAAACCCAGGGATGTTCTGACTGGCCGCATTATGAATCCTGATATCAGCCGGCGAGAACGCATCACTGTCCCAGGCATCCCCAGCCTTGTTGGTGCGATTGAAACCGCTGTCGGCATAAGCCCCATGGGTATGATACTGCCCCACTGGGGTGGCCCCTTTGGGCATCCCGCGCGCGGAGGTTTTGTATGAAGGCGCCGTCCTGCCGCTGCCCAGACGGCCCCGGGTGAAGCCATAGCTGCCGTCTCGGCCCTTGAAGATGATCCCGCCATACTCCCGATTCTTGAAAATGGACATCGGGTTGTACTTTTTGAGTGCCGCCCGGGCCGCGTCATCGGCCGTTCTGAAGTTGCCGCCGCACTTCCTCAGTCCCAGTGGGTCGACCCACATCAACGGATTGGGTGCATAGGCATAAAGATTCAACCCGCCCTGCAACCCGATCGGGTCCTGCTGGGTGAATCGGCCTATATCAGGGTCGTAGAACCTGAATGTGTTGTAGTGCAGGCCTGTCTCCCGATCCAGATATTGCCCCTGCAAGCGCAGGTTCTGCTGGCTGGCCTGCCCCGGCGCATGCCATTCCTCACTGCTGCGGCCCCATGCCTGGAAAACACCTTGCCAAACGCTCGCGCCGTGCTCGTCCGTAAGCTGCTCCGCCAGCCCGGCCACATTGACGTGGAAATGGAAAACCTGCTCATGGCCAGGCGGGCCGTCCACTCTGGCCAGCGGTTCATAGCCGACGGCATCGGCATACAGATAGAGGCTCGGTTTGCCGTCCTGCACTTCCTGCAATAGGCGCAGGCCGTGCCAGCAGAACTGGGTGACGCTGACTGGAGTTTCGAGCCCATCGCGGTACACACGTTTTTCGACTCGCCTGCCCAATGGGTCGTAGGCGAACTCGATCCGCTCGCACAGCGGCCCACGTTGCTGCCTGACGCACACCAGCCGATGCTCGGCATCGTACTCGAAGTGCTGGTTCAGACGGTGGCCACTGCGTTTGTGCGCAAGTCGGCCGAAGCGATCGTAACGGTAGCGCCGGTCCTCAAAGAGCTTGACCC
Coding sequences:
- the dsbD gene encoding protein-disulfide reductase DsbD, whose product is MRVLLLFLTFLLAGPLQANPFAVKPDFLPVNDAFVLTHERLENGQTRLYFQIKDGYYLYQKRLKFDGLLPTQHPALPEAENHHDEFFGDSPVYRQQLELLIPADASGELRLGWQGCADAGLCYPPQTTAIALGGTAPAMPASDQASDQALASNLQQGSLAWSLLAFFGLGLLLAFTPCSLPMLPILAGLVLGNGASARRGWLLAGVYVLSMALVYAGLGVIAALLGASLQAWLQQPWLLGSLAGLFVLLALPMFGAFELQLPSALRDRLDRAGQGTRGGNLYGAALLGALSGLLLGPCMTAPLAGALLYIAQSGDVLQGALVLFTLGLGMGVPLLLLVTLGNRYLPRPGAWMNLVKGLFGFVFLAMALYTVRAMLPDALVLALAGGWLIALGWAAWPALRRLPALRAIPLLGALWGGLLLVGAAAGGNDLWQPLQPFAGQRGGNTQASAHDAFVTVNNPSDLQRELDSAKANGQWVLVDYYADWCVSCKVMEKQVFARADVQASLAGVHLLRLDVTADSPASRELLQRYQVPGPPSLIWIGPEGDERRARRITGEVDAGGFLQHWAQTRSQG
- the pvdP gene encoding pyoverdine maturation tyrosinase PvdP, yielding MTISRRGFIAGLAVAGATGTAAYYAHKQLTHDPEDDIVTPGEASVELADYSGQVLADLLRGVWDIRFEGADAGLEGVPGEGVELFLDIATKGRGLRGFVDTGERLRGETEPAYRVLGDLVGASTGAVRWRLMSTQGGPGYECVASLDEVWGEFANAGSGTLSGRLQRLDRPLTLPLQDSRFVAVKRLFPEARERIPYTPQMQDWVIGAEHRLFHQLWHATRDQWHKLPEVKQNALRGLGWQPGPRDRERDARGPRKHRNGSGIDFLFMHRHMLMYARTLQDLPSWSRFPLPQPSVELDRPGFARYYDNHDGYRVPPGWQAPGDEAYGQWVGAIKAGETYCSNFQVWESQYQDPLYLSKLSLGAFGSELEMNLHDWLHMCWASVPRDPGNGAPVPFARDSADFAARWFGRDNDFLGDPFSSHVNPVFWGFHGWIDDRIDDWFRAHERYHPGQVRRLEVNGVPWFAPGRWVEVDDPWLGPDTHGCSTQPGMRPGKSVEMDVETMKLALRITFGEDDQIEPFLRKVPQRPWYARHLSLKNIVT
- a CDS encoding TlpA family protein disulfide reductase yields the protein MLTVTLGPLTMALNHLLLLAALGIASLVGWRVARRGGENPESALFNLFLLGLLCARLGFVLAYWPMYRDDPLQIIDIRDGGFLLWGGLLGVVLGTLWQGWRRPGLRRPLGWALFSGALFWILASLGSHLYSKGTELPQMSLRDSRGQAVALHDYRGKPLVINIWATWCPPCRREMPVLQQAEDDYPHVTFLFVNQGETPENVSTFMATTGLSLSHVLFDGTGELARKVGSMALPTTLFYNADGRLVGSHLGELSRASLRHALEPFERADAPAPQGN
- a CDS encoding aspartate aminotransferase family protein, which codes for MSTASSLAQALPATTPRALYEFEQSPLLLRQQQQESNARSYPRRIPLALKRARGIYVEDVEGRQFIDCLAGAGTLALGHNHPVVIDAIQQVIADELPLHTLDLTTPVKDQFVQDLFGLLPEALRREAKIQFCGPTGTDAVEAALKLVRTATGRSTVLAFQGGYHGMTQGALSLMGSLGPKKPLGALLASGVQFLPYPYDYRCPFGLGGEAGVRANLHYLENLLNDPEAGVALPAAVIVEVVQGEGGVIPADVEWLRGLRRITEQAGVALIVDEIQSGFARTGKMFAFEHAGIVPDVVTLSKAIGGSLPMAVTVYRDWLDTWSPGAHAGTFRGNQMAMATGSAVMRYLVEHRLCEHAEAMGQRLRGHLLRLQQDCPQLGDIRGRGLMLGVELVDPAGTRDAQGHPPACRTLAPKVQRECLRRGLILELGGRHGAVVRFLPPLIISAEQIDEVAARFAEAVRAAVAG
- a CDS encoding ATP-binding protein, yielding MSLRVRLSLILGSVFIVIWALAAAWMLRDLRQQMMFSLDQRLVASARMVAGLIDQLPQPLAAKGQDAHFSADQFSVPDGMACQVSSLRGEILASNHKHDGSIDDGRSGFRDQTIDGASWRTFTYNHGDVRITTADRHQEREALNQSILLAASAPVLMALLGSLGLLWIGLGKGLEPLNRMRDALRRRRADSVEPLEVAGLPSELQPLLATQNQLFLRIAQTIERERRLTDDAAHELRSPLTAIKTHLQVARMTDGAVREQALAHAEQGTDRMHRTLEQLLMLARVEGSLSFDDGVQCSAEQVALQAMQDAGGGDNRRIRLQLSEEAAQLYLGMPAPLAVAALRNLLDNALRHGGDAEVELAVQARDGQVGFMVRDHGPGIAEQDLAHLTERFWRHGHSGGCGLGLAIVQAIVQRCAGTLRFDSQADGLRVWLQVPARPAA
- a CDS encoding response regulator; the encoded protein is MHVLLCEDDDLIASGICAGLSAQGLTVDRVASASQARQLLQTAQFDVMILDLGLPDEDGLKLLRRLRQQGETLPVLVLTARDAVTDRVDGLQAGADDYLLKPFDLRELAARLHTLLRRAAGRAVNIIEHGPLSYDPSSCLATLAGQPVDLSRREQALLQALLQNRGRVLSSEQLKDCVYGFSDEVESNALNVHIHHLRRKLGGGIVETVRGLGYRLGPAQAPGEEAP
- the dsbG gene encoding thiol:disulfide interchange protein DsbG encodes the protein MRLNALLPLTLALLASPALQAEQLPKAIQQLQAKGAVIKGSFDAPDGLRGYAAEYHNNGIALYLTPDGKHVLVGSLFDEQGKDLSAAPLEKLVYAPMSKAVWAKMENTAWIADGKADAPRVVYLFSDPNCPYCNMFWQQARPWVESGKVQLRHIMVGIIREDSPGKSAALLAAKDPAQALQAHEKAGKASTLKALDKVPDAVQKKLEANMALMEELGLAATPAIFYLDEQGQLQSQQGAPRPEMLGKILGKR